In bacterium, a single window of DNA contains:
- a CDS encoding GIY-YIG nuclease family protein, with amino-acid sequence MREYYVYIMTNKSKTLYTGITNDIERRVSEHKSKLIRGFTKRYNITKLVYYESTNDVRIAIEREKQIKGWLRIKKIALIKSVNPEWKDLSLSF; translated from the coding sequence ATGAGAGAATATTATGTTTATATAATGACCAACAAGTCAAAAACATTATACACTGGTATAACAAATGACATTGAACGACGAGTATCTGAACATAAGAGTAAACTGATTCGTGGTTTCACAAAAAGGTATAACATTACTAAACTTGTATATTATGAATCAACAAACGATGTAAGAATAGCAATTGAGAGAGAAAAGCAAATTAAAGGATGGTTACGAATAAAGAAGATTGCTTTGATAAAGTCCGTTAATCCTGAATGGAAAGATTTGAGTCTGTCGTTCTGA
- a CDS encoding type II toxin-antitoxin system HicB family antitoxin — translation MRYRILIEQDEDGVFVVECPSLPGCISQGKTRKEAIENIQDAIDGYIASLKKHNEPIPPSIQEEIVEVAS, via the coding sequence ATGAGATATAGAATTTTAATCGAACAAGATGAGGATGGCGTTTTTGTCGTTGAGTGTCCTTCTTTGCCGGGATGTATTTCCCAAGGGAAAACACGGAAAGAAGCTATTGAGAATATTCAAGATGCAATTGATGGATATATAGCAAGTTTAAAAAAGCATAATGAACCTATTCCGCCATCAATTCAAGAAGAAATTGTTGAGGTCGCAAGTTGA
- a CDS encoding FlgD immunoglobulin-like domain containing protein — protein sequence MREKRMKYLFIFMLLTAVAGNLAATNIILLWDGASAPANWKNCSGPGTGTYYQKFIRGCNVTGGSGGGHSHSFTIPALGAATGTFSTQVAKSVGGRYYNLATHTHPAGTPGVNLTSSTTSYPEPPYRNFAFITPTAGGEEPYLPEGIIALFDASGPDPAGSWTEQVAYEDGKFVRGDTLTQVGTTGGNLTHNHTISSGNFMSAGTAASATSGNYILKNHTHTITAGTYSTDTAGVAAEPNYITVRIFKLTKVGGDYIPKNMIAMFDNTIASSNWTTISNSSTGALYLRTFKPSSTYGTTGGGGTHTHQIGYAACVAGSRNISVAAVTDNLANSNSVTASGADVTAIKGNVSETHSHPDTDFGTSASMTTTAVQTGDTDGPWPYYANLVFGKSTQSFAVEFTGMTANSEIGRINLNWLTEVEKDNCKWILQRSTTRESGYTKIVELSAKGKGPNSYTYTDSTVTPGLAYWYKLGDVDNAGNTVWHTPVSAVARLETNFPISLKLGSLNPSNGIVTIDYSVPGSSTAAYVNITIYNSAGQVVKALVNERQKPGNHIVYWDGKNSKNELLSSGEYFCRLKTEGQVTYKLIRMK from the coding sequence ATGAGAGAAAAAAGAATGAAGTATTTGTTTATATTTATGTTACTTACAGCAGTAGCGGGGAATCTTGCCGCTACAAATATAATTTTATTATGGGATGGGGCAAGCGCTCCAGCTAACTGGAAAAACTGTTCCGGTCCCGGGACAGGGACTTACTATCAAAAATTCATAAGAGGGTGTAACGTAACGGGAGGTTCAGGGGGCGGGCATTCTCATAGTTTTACTATTCCTGCACTTGGAGCTGCGACAGGAACATTTTCGACTCAGGTTGCCAAATCAGTCGGCGGCAGATATTATAATTTAGCCACACATACTCATCCTGCCGGTACACCGGGAGTAAACTTAACATCCTCAACCACATCATATCCGGAACCGCCTTACCGAAATTTTGCTTTTATCACGCCAACAGCCGGAGGAGAGGAACCGTATCTTCCCGAGGGAATTATTGCATTATTTGATGCAAGCGGACCTGACCCGGCGGGAAGCTGGACCGAACAAGTCGCTTATGAAGACGGCAAATTTGTAAGAGGAGATACATTGACTCAAGTCGGGACAACAGGAGGAAACCTAACTCATAATCATACCATTTCAAGTGGAAATTTTATGAGCGCGGGCACAGCGGCTTCAGCCACTTCCGGTAATTATATTTTAAAAAACCATACTCATACTATTACGGCAGGAACTTATTCAACAGACACTGCCGGAGTTGCCGCGGAGCCAAACTATATAACGGTTCGTATCTTTAAGTTAACCAAAGTCGGCGGGGACTATATCCCTAAAAATATGATTGCAATGTTTGATAATACTATTGCCTCAAGCAACTGGACTACCATATCCAACTCTTCGACAGGGGCGCTTTATTTAAGAACATTTAAGCCTTCCTCTACTTATGGAACTACAGGCGGCGGGGGGACTCATACACACCAGATAGGATATGCAGCTTGTGTAGCCGGCAGCAGAAACATTTCGGTTGCTGCCGTTACTGACAATCTGGCTAATAGCAATTCGGTTACAGCAAGCGGCGCAGACGTTACTGCAATCAAGGGAAATGTTTCCGAAACTCATTCTCACCCGGACACGGATTTCGGAACAAGCGCTTCAATGACTACTACTGCCGTTCAAACGGGTGATACTGATGGCCCATGGCCATATTATGCAAATTTAGTATTTGGGAAATCAACCCAATCATTTGCAGTTGAATTTACAGGGATGACGGCTAATTCGGAAATAGGGCGAATAAATCTAAACTGGTTAACTGAAGTGGAAAAAGATAATTGCAAATGGATACTTCAACGGTCTACCACCCGGGAAAGCGGTTATACGAAGATTGTCGAGTTAAGCGCAAAAGGAAAAGGACCGAACAGTTATACATATACCGATTCTACAGTAACGCCGGGACTTGCTTATTGGTATAAACTTGGTGATGTGGATAATGCAGGGAACACTGTATGGCATACGCCGGTATCTGCAGTTGCAAGACTTGAGACTAATTTTCCGATTTCGTTAAAACTTGGAAGTCTTAACCCGAGCAATGGAATAGTAACGATTGATTATTCCGTACCGGGAAGTTCAACGGCTGCTTATGTAAACATTACAATCTATAACTCCGCAGGGCAGGTAGTAAAAGCGCTTGTAAACGAAAGACAGAAACCTGGAAATCATATTGTTTACTGGGATGGGAAAAACAGTAAAAACGAATTATTGAGCAGCGGGGAGTACTTCTGTCGGCTGAAAACAGAAGGGCAGGTGACGTATAAGTTGATAAGGATGAAGTAG
- a CDS encoding type II toxin-antitoxin system HicA family toxin, producing MSKLPIISGKQVCKMFAKIGYFIDHQTGSHIILRNENPPYRRLTVPNHKEIAKGTLRAIIRQSGLTAEEFRELME from the coding sequence TTGAGTAAATTACCAATAATTTCAGGCAAACAAGTTTGCAAGATGTTTGCTAAGATAGGCTACTTTATAGACCATCAAACGGGAAGCCATATTATTCTAAGAAATGAAAACCCACCTTATCGCAGATTAACAGTGCCAAACCATAAAGAAATTGCTAAAGGAACTTTGAGAGCTATTATACGGCAAAGTGGATTGACAGCAGAGGAATTCAGAGAATTAATGGAATAG
- a CDS encoding tetratricopeptide repeat protein, with protein sequence MRSGIMKRLKGIVQKKHFIPISLIIVLGAIIYANSFKNEFVYDDTILVARNIYIKKWNNLFKVFNMDVACVEKNLFKDLFKFKPDSSRKTALFYYRPLQVVSYMFDYSLWRLNVFGYHLGNLLWHLLTAILVYFFVNLISGNLKIAFITGLLFVVNPMHTEAITFISTRTDPMASSFLLLALMLYIKYTQSCRKAKIQNETPPSVILNGAKRNEESNKREILRFTQNDKEDTVLKEVRDSSPPSTKQKSDKHARLYYAGAILSFILALLSKEMAVMFPFILILYDYSLGRTDVPKPVKKIVYSYSPFFIISLAYIWFRFHARNLGSFTESSTDLYLRILTTLKSIVLYFKLLILPFNLYMDRTIPTATSILNPEVLVSILLLLIIGTGVIYSYLSTSFKTGKQGKIIFFGAFWFLIFFIPTSNILLSLTRSMLEHWMYFPSVGFFMILATGIVKLLEMPSLSKLKYVIISVFTAIIIMYAGLTIKQNRVWKNEFTICRNMLKYYPDNTVAHNNLGNAYASKGMLYEAIKEYKEVLKIAPNSPDVYNNLGNTYASKGMLDEALKEYREALRLNPYFPQAHNSLGSYCAAKGLLDEAIKEYKTALLLNPDYTEVYGNLGVMYESKGMFDEAIKEFEKALRLDPDLPEIHNNLGVVYMKKGILDEAIKEFNEVLKLEPDYPNVHNNLGNIYVSKGMPGEAIKEYKKVQNTSGMHTIPKNAGAVALKGYNDTTKINPELIEAHINLGDVYKAQGLIEETIMEYKEALKLDSNYVKARTHLATFYQNKRLFDEAIKEYKKVLLVDTTSAEAHNNLGNGYAVKGHNSQNDIRTMKESFEEAIKEYKEALRLKPDYLEAYNNLGNVYRASGKLELARDEYKKALKIAPNNEAVKQNLKKTEERIGK encoded by the coding sequence ATGAGAAGCGGGATAATGAAAAGACTGAAAGGCATTGTGCAAAAAAAACATTTTATTCCTATCTCTCTTATAATCGTTCTCGGCGCTATTATATATGCAAATTCTTTCAAGAATGAATTCGTTTACGACGATACCATTTTAGTAGCACGCAATATATATATCAAGAAATGGAACAACTTATTTAAAGTCTTTAATATGGATGTAGCCTGTGTTGAAAAAAACTTATTTAAAGACTTATTTAAGTTTAAGCCAGACTCTTCAAGAAAAACCGCTCTTTTTTATTATCGTCCCCTCCAGGTTGTATCTTATATGTTTGACTACTCCTTATGGCGGCTTAACGTATTCGGATACCATCTCGGTAATCTGTTATGGCATTTGTTAACTGCAATACTGGTATATTTTTTCGTCAATTTAATTTCCGGCAATCTGAAAATCGCATTCATTACAGGATTGCTTTTCGTAGTCAATCCGATGCATACGGAGGCAATAACGTTTATTTCTACCAGAACAGACCCGATGGCAAGCAGTTTCCTGTTATTGGCGCTTATGCTGTATATTAAATATACACAGTCTTGTAGAAAAGCTAAAATTCAGAATGAAACACCCCCTTCTGTCATTCTGAATGGAGCGAAGCGAAATGAAGAATCTAATAAAAGAGAGATTCTTCGTTTCACTCAGAATGACAAAGAGGACACTGTTCTGAAAGAAGTGAGAGATTCTTCTCCGCCTTCCACCAAACAAAAGTCGGACAAGCATGCACGGCTTTATTATGCCGGCGCAATTCTATCTTTCATATTAGCGCTATTATCCAAAGAAATGGCAGTAATGTTTCCATTTATACTAATATTGTATGATTATTCATTGGGGCGAACAGATGTTCCAAAACCGGTCAAGAAAATAGTATATAGTTACTCGCCTTTTTTCATAATTAGCTTAGCTTATATATGGTTCAGGTTTCATGCCCGAAATTTGGGAAGTTTTACGGAAAGCAGTACTGATTTATATTTGAGGATTCTTACCACCTTAAAAAGCATTGTTTTATATTTCAAATTACTTATACTCCCGTTTAATTTATATATGGACAGGACAATACCGACGGCAACTTCCATTCTTAATCCTGAGGTTTTGGTGTCTATTCTTTTATTACTAATCATCGGGACAGGAGTAATTTATTCATATCTTTCAACTTCGTTCAAGACAGGTAAACAAGGTAAGATTATTTTCTTTGGAGCGTTTTGGTTCCTGATATTTTTTATTCCCACTTCCAACATCTTATTATCATTAACAAGGAGTATGCTTGAGCATTGGATGTATTTCCCATCCGTAGGGTTTTTTATGATTTTAGCTACAGGCATCGTAAAATTGCTCGAGATGCCATCATTATCAAAACTTAAATATGTTATAATATCGGTTTTTACCGCAATAATTATTATGTATGCAGGACTTACGATAAAACAAAACAGGGTGTGGAAGAACGAATTTACGATATGCAGGAATATGTTGAAATATTATCCTGACAATACCGTAGCGCATAATAATCTTGGCAATGCTTATGCAAGCAAAGGGATGTTGTATGAAGCAATAAAAGAGTACAAAGAAGTGCTAAAAATAGCTCCTAATTCTCCGGACGTTTATAATAATCTCGGGAATACATATGCAAGCAAAGGAATGTTGGACGAAGCGCTAAAAGAATACAGGGAGGCATTACGGTTAAATCCTTACTTTCCACAAGCGCATAACAGCCTTGGTTCCTATTGCGCAGCAAAAGGTTTATTAGATGAAGCAATAAAAGAATATAAAACAGCGCTATTATTAAATCCCGATTATACCGAAGTATATGGCAATCTTGGAGTTATGTATGAAAGCAAAGGAATGTTCGATGAAGCAATAAAAGAATTTGAGAAAGCGTTAAGATTAGATCCGGATTTACCTGAAATCCATAATAATCTTGGAGTTGTATATATGAAAAAAGGAATATTAGACGAAGCAATAAAAGAATTCAATGAAGTATTAAAATTAGAGCCTGATTATCCAAACGTGCATAATAATTTAGGGAATATATATGTAAGCAAGGGAATGCCGGGAGAAGCAATAAAAGAATACAAAAAGGTGCAGAATACTTCGGGTATGCATACTATTCCTAAAAACGCGGGAGCAGTAGCCCTAAAAGGGTATAACGATACGACAAAAATAAATCCCGAACTCATAGAGGCGCACATTAATCTTGGCGATGTTTATAAAGCACAGGGGCTAATAGAAGAAACAATAATGGAATACAAAGAAGCGTTAAAGTTAGATTCGAATTACGTAAAAGCGCGTACCCATCTTGCCACTTTCTATCAAAATAAAAGGTTATTTGACGAAGCCATAAAAGAATATAAAAAAGTATTGTTAGTGGATACTACTTCTGCAGAGGCGCACAATAATCTTGGCAACGGTTACGCGGTAAAAGGACATAACAGTCAGAACGACATCCGCACAATGAAAGAATCATTTGAAGAAGCAATAAAAGAGTACAAAGAAGCATTAAGACTAAAACCCGATTATCTGGAAGCGTATAATAATCTCGGGAACGTATATAGAGCGAGCGGAAAACTTGAATTAGCCAGAGACGAGTACAAGAAAGCTTTAAAAATAGCCCCGAATAATGAAGCGGTGAAACAGAATTTGAAGAAAACAGAAGAGAGAATAGGGAAATAA
- a CDS encoding FlgD immunoglobulin-like domain containing protein: MKRFRFLILCLSLAGTFSNTRAAERVVVDYVGGVTASKANHVIALQTSTFIYGMVEYIYLQSEVGSAGSISKVFFYNNVSTLTTFTTLKVYLGTTSKTTFTGTGDWVTTGLNSVYSGSLPLAVGWNTITLGTSFSYDGTNNLAVMIDNDWGKTVWPAASQPGWVYQTTATTNRHMYKTSSGNMTTTAPGAGSRDVQMAAFKIEISGTGPDAPTIGTATGACDAGLTVTWTDNSANEDRFVVYRNATNIGSAAANVTSYTDNPPFTTIGPYTYKVWASNTSGSNASGVCTGTASIKPASPTSPTATGACSQVTVSWTDASNNETGFIVYKNGAALATLAAGTTQYVNTSLTTAGPYTYVVWASNTCGSNSSGVCTGTASVTPTAPSGATATGACNQITVSWTDASSNETAFIIYRNAANIGSVAANATSYANTSLTTAGPYTYVVYASNSCGSNVSGVCTGTASVTPTAPTIGTATGACDAGLTVTWTDGSSNEAGFVIYRNGALLASTAANATNYVDNPPFTTAGPYTYRVYASNTCGSNSSGVCTGTASIKPTAPTGAAATGGCNNVTVTWTDASTNETGFTIYRNGALLGTAVANTGTYVDNAATSGSYTYVVWASNTCGSNSSGVCTGTPTTFPNSPTGAGATGGCNSVTVTWTDASSNETGFVIFRNGSNVGSAASGAQIYTDNALTVAGAYTYRVWASNGCGSNSSGICTGTAAVSASAPTMSAPDGDCGTITISWSDVSNETGYVIYRNGTALVSTIAANATSYVDNVTTAGPYTYRVYASNTCGSNSSGTAQGTASFTPTAPAIGTATGGCGAGLTVTWTDNSSDETRFFIYRNNVNLANTVAGATMYLDNPPFTTAGPYTYRVWASNACGSNSSGVCTGTAQINAIAPTIGTATGACNQITVTWTDNSSDEVRFVIYRSGSNIGSAAANATNYVDASLTTAGPYTYYVYASNTCGSNSSGVCTGTASVSATAPTGAAASSDECTKVTVTWTDASSNEDRFIIYRNGVNVGSAVANTGTYVDNISTGGSYTYQIYASNTCGSNSSGVCTGKVLGKIDITAPNGGESVAASGPYTITWDATGQGGNVSVDYSTNSGTSWTSIIASTSETGSYNWSPVPEVTTTTGRVRVLRTDGPTCTSAYGDTSDADFSIEGVGDQMSGEFGYYTGAIDAAQTDELYQLISLGSGYLGIGRLNSRLGLMKWADNASLTFSKYMSSDATATGYTVCKSSESGTDYYILGGKVTLSGYTRNLIIKLEDDATVVGAYRYGSVSASGAVGIRSIIVDGSYYIATGAYVQAVSNTDVLLMKLNQDLTVSWAKSYELSDATHYDIGYAVAEDAAGYYGITGANGTTAGSDLFVMRVSSDGATVSWQKSVHLNSAVTNVGYSIIAVRESATDYYVVAGYASSSGSAKGKTGASIVVVKLLASDGSISWIKNLSCAADNEPVSIIQASSGCYVVAGNSDEGGTDNDVFLVKLNTDGSETWAAPKAINACSGAGTLANPDMARSVIQDVDNTYVVGGYAQFGNSGYDVLFLKAQTDGDMPDCDNVTTTDNLSTPSYTTPSISSSVGDLGTSITTSYTPTFADYTVTLRDICGSPFSVEFTGMTANPEVGYIQLNWFTETEKDNLKWLLQRSENKEDNYTQISEIPAKGAGPNSYVYPDSTITPGLTYWYKLGAMDNSGNTVWYNPVSASARLEKDFPLSLKLESINPSNRTAKINYTVPSSSAAPYVNITVYNSAGQIVKILVNEKQKPGPYTIYWNGKDARNKTLGSGEYFCRLKTDGKLTYKLIRMR; the protein is encoded by the coding sequence ATGAAAAGATTTAGGTTTTTAATATTGTGTTTAAGCTTAGCAGGAACATTCTCCAATACTAGAGCTGCTGAAAGGGTAGTAGTAGATTATGTCGGAGGTGTCACTGCTAGTAAAGCGAACCATGTTATTGCGCTCCAAACTTCTACTTTTATATATGGTATGGTAGAATATATCTATCTCCAAAGTGAAGTAGGATCCGCAGGAAGTATCTCTAAAGTGTTTTTCTATAATAATGTCAGCACTCTTACTACTTTTACTACTTTAAAAGTCTATTTAGGAACTACAAGTAAGACAACTTTTACAGGTACCGGTGACTGGGTAACGACCGGATTAAATTCAGTATATAGTGGGAGTTTACCACTTGCAGTAGGATGGAATACTATAACATTAGGCACTTCATTTTCTTACGACGGAACAAATAATCTAGCCGTTATGATTGATAACGATTGGGGTAAAACTGTTTGGCCCGCTGCAAGCCAACCGGGTTGGGTTTACCAGACCACGGCGACTACCAATAGACATATGTATAAAACTTCTTCAGGAAATATGACAACTACTGCTCCCGGAGCCGGCTCAAGAGACGTGCAAATGGCCGCTTTCAAGATAGAAATTAGTGGTACGGGACCGGATGCCCCGACCATAGGAACGGCAACCGGGGCTTGTGATGCCGGATTAACGGTAACGTGGACCGATAATTCAGCCAACGAAGACAGGTTCGTTGTTTACAGAAATGCCACAAATATAGGGTCTGCGGCAGCCAATGTAACAAGTTATACTGACAATCCTCCGTTTACGACTATTGGACCTTACACTTATAAAGTATGGGCATCAAATACAAGCGGGTCAAATGCATCCGGAGTATGCACGGGAACAGCATCAATCAAGCCTGCATCTCCGACCAGTCCCACGGCAACCGGGGCTTGCAGCCAGGTAACGGTAAGCTGGACAGACGCTTCAAACAACGAAACGGGATTTATCGTTTATAAAAATGGCGCAGCTTTAGCTACACTAGCTGCCGGCACAACACAATATGTCAATACTTCTTTAACTACTGCAGGACCTTATACTTATGTAGTATGGGCATCAAACACCTGCGGGTCAAATTCATCCGGCGTATGCACGGGAACGGCATCGGTTACACCAACTGCCCCGAGTGGAGCTACGGCAACCGGAGCTTGTAACCAGATAACGGTAAGCTGGACCGATGCCTCAAGCAATGAAACCGCATTCATTATTTACAGGAATGCTGCGAATATAGGGTCTGTAGCTGCCAATGCAACAAGTTATGCCAATACTTCTTTAACTACTGCAGGACCTTATACTTATGTAGTATATGCATCAAATAGCTGCGGGTCAAACGTATCCGGCGTATGCACGGGAACGGCATCGGTTACTCCGACTGCCCCGACTATAGGGACGGCAACCGGAGCTTGTGATGCCGGATTAACAGTGACATGGACAGATGGTTCCAGTAATGAAGCAGGATTCGTAATTTACAGGAATGGAGCACTTTTAGCGTCTACGGCTGCCAACGCAACAAATTATGTTGATAACCCACCGTTTACTACTGCGGGACCATACACTTACAGGGTATATGCATCAAACACCTGCGGGTCAAATTCATCCGGCGTATGCACGGGAACTGCATCAATTAAGCCTACTGCTCCGACAGGGGCTGCGGCAACCGGAGGTTGTAACAATGTAACCGTAACGTGGACTGATGCGTCAACAAATGAAACAGGATTCACCATTTACAGGAATGGAGCACTTTTAGGGACTGCAGTTGCAAACACGGGAACTTATGTTGATAATGCAGCAACTTCAGGGTCTTATACTTATGTAGTATGGGCATCAAACACCTGCGGGTCAAACTCATCCGGCGTATGCACGGGAACTCCGACAACTTTTCCAAATTCTCCGACAGGGGCCGGGGCGACCGGGGGTTGTAACAGCGTAACGGTAACGTGGACAGATGCCTCGAGCAATGAAACAGGATTTGTTATTTTCAGAAATGGCTCAAACGTAGGGTCTGCTGCTTCCGGAGCACAAATTTATACGGATAATGCTTTAACTGTTGCAGGCGCTTATACTTACAGGGTATGGGCATCAAACGGGTGTGGGTCAAACTCATCCGGGATATGCACGGGAACGGCGGCAGTCAGCGCAAGCGCCCCAACTATGTCCGCACCAGACGGTGATTGCGGCACAATAACCATAAGCTGGTCAGACGTCTCAAACGAAACAGGATATGTTATTTACAGGAATGGAACAGCTTTAGTGTCTACAATAGCTGCCAACGCAACAAGTTATGTTGATAACGTAACTACCGCGGGACCATATACTTACAGGGTATACGCATCAAACACCTGCGGGTCAAACTCATCCGGGACAGCCCAGGGAACGGCATCATTTACTCCCACGGCTCCGGCTATCGGGACGGCGACGGGAGGTTGTGGTGCCGGGTTGACGGTAACATGGACAGACAATTCAAGCGATGAAACCAGATTTTTTATTTATAGAAATAATGTAAACTTAGCAAATACGGTTGCCGGGGCAACAATGTATCTTGACAATCCGCCGTTTACCACTGCGGGACCTTATACTTACAGGGTATGGGCATCAAATGCGTGCGGGTCAAATTCATCCGGCGTATGCACGGGAACGGCACAAATTAACGCAATTGCTCCCACTATCGGGACAGCAACCGGAGCTTGCAACCAAATAACAGTAACGTGGACAGATAATTCAAGCGATGAAGTTCGATTCGTTATTTATCGTAGTGGTTCAAATATAGGTTCTGCGGCGGCCAACGCAACAAATTATGTTGACGCTTCTCTGACTACTGCCGGACCTTATACTTATTATGTATATGCATCAAACACTTGCGGGTCAAATTCATCCGGCGTATGCACGGGAACAGCATCAGTTAGTGCAACTGCTCCGACGGGAGCTGCGGCGAGCAGCGACGAATGTACCAAAGTAACGGTAACTTGGACTGATGCTTCAAGCAATGAAGACAGATTTATTATTTACCGTAATGGTGTAAATGTAGGGTCTGCAGTTGCTAACACAGGGACTTATGTTGATAATATATCCACGGGAGGGTCTTATACTTACCAGATATATGCATCAAACACCTGTGGGTCAAACTCATCCGGTGTATGCACAGGAAAGGTATTAGGAAAAATAGACATTACGGCTCCGAATGGCGGGGAATCGGTAGCCGCCAGCGGACCTTACACTATAACATGGGATGCCACAGGACAGGGCGGAAATGTGAGTGTAGATTATTCCACAAACAGCGGAACAAGCTGGACTTCAATAATTGCCAGTACTTCTGAGACCGGTTCTTATAACTGGTCACCGGTCCCGGAGGTAACGACAACTACCGGAAGGGTAAGAGTACTTCGTACTGATGGACCTACCTGCACCAGCGCTTACGGAGATACAAGTGATGCGGATTTCTCCATCGAGGGTGTTGGTGACCAAATGAGCGGGGAATTCGGTTATTATACCGGAGCAATCGATGCCGCACAAACCGACGAACTATACCAACTTATAAGTTTGGGGTCAGGGTATCTTGGGATAGGAAGACTCAATAGTCGTCTTGGACTTATGAAATGGGCTGACAACGCTTCTCTTACTTTTTCCAAGTATATGTCAAGCGATGCTACAGCCACAGGATATACGGTTTGCAAGAGTTCAGAATCAGGCACTGATTATTATATATTAGGAGGAAAAGTAACACTCAGTGGTTATACTCGGAACCTTATCATAAAATTAGAAGACGATGCAACCGTAGTCGGCGCATATCGTTATGGTAGTGTATCTGCTTCAGGTGCCGTAGGAATACGTTCAATTATTGTAGACGGCAGTTATTATATAGCAACGGGAGCTTATGTTCAAGCTGTAAGCAATACTGACGTTCTTCTTATGAAATTGAACCAGGATTTAACCGTAAGCTGGGCAAAAAGCTATGAGCTTTCAGATGCCACTCATTACGATATAGGGTACGCCGTTGCAGAAGATGCAGCCGGTTATTATGGAATAACTGGCGCCAACGGAACTACAGCCGGATCCGACCTTTTTGTTATGAGAGTGTCAAGTGATGGGGCAACGGTCTCATGGCAAAAAAGCGTACATCTAAACTCTGCCGTTACCAATGTAGGATACTCCATTATAGCAGTTAGGGAGAGTGCAACTGATTATTATGTAGTTGCAGGGTATGCAAGTTCTTCCGGTAGTGCTAAGGGAAAGACCGGCGCTTCTATAGTAGTCGTAAAATTATTAGCTTCGGATGGAAGTATAAGCTGGATAAAAAACCTTTCCTGCGCTGCCGACAATGAGCCTGTATCTATTATCCAGGCTTCAAGCGGTTGTTATGTAGTAGCGGGTAATAGTGATGAAGGGGGAACTGATAATGATGTTTTCTTAGTAAAATTGAACACCGATGGAAGTGAAACATGGGCAGCTCCAAAAGCCATTAATGCCTGTAGTGGTGCCGGGACTCTGGCTAATCCCGACATGGCGCGTTCTGTCATCCAGGATGTTGACAACACATACGTAGTAGGTGGTTATGCCCAATTTGGTAATTCCGGTTATGATGTGCTTTTCTTAAAAGCACAAACCGACGGCGATATGCCAGATTGCGATAACGTAACTACCACAGACAATCTTTCTACTCCTTCCTATACGACACCTTCGATTAGCTCTTCCGTTGGAGATTTAGGAACAAGCATAACTACTTCTTACACTCCTACTTTTGCCGATTACACTGTAACATTAAGGGATATTTGCGGGAGTCCTTTCTCGGTTGAATTTACAGGTATGACAGCCAATCCGGAAGTAGGTTACATACAGTTAAACTGGTTTACCGAGACAGAGAAAGACAACTTAAAATGGTTACTGCAACGGTCCGAAAACAAAGAAGATAATTATACCCAAATTTCAGAAATACCCGCAAAAGGAGCAGGACCTAATAGTTATGTATATCCCGATTCTACCATAACACCGGGACTTACTTACTGGTATAAATTAGGAGCTATGGATAATTCGGGCAATACCGTCTGGTACAACCCGGTATCTGCATCCGCAAGACTTGAGAAGGATTTTCCGCTCTCGTTGAAACTTGAAAGCATTAACCCAAGTAATAGAACCGCAAAAATCAATTATACCGTACCAAGTAGTTCAGCAGCCCCTTATGTGAATATCACAGTTTATAATTCAGCAGGACAGATAGTTAAAATTCTTGTAAACGAAAAACAGAAACCCGGGCCTTACACCATATATTGGAATGGAAAAGATGCAAGGAATAAGACATTAGGAAGCGGTGAATATTTCTGCAGGTTAAAGACAGACGGGAAGCTGACATATAAGCTGATAAGAATGAGGTAG
- a CDS encoding GIY-YIG nuclease family protein: protein MREYYVYIMTNKSKTLYTGITNDIERRVSEHRSKLIRGFTKRYNITKLVYYESTDDVRIAIEREKQIKGWLRIKKIALIESVNPEWKDLSLSF, encoded by the coding sequence ATGAGAGAATATTATGTATATATAATGACCAACAAGTCAAAAACATTATACACTGGCATAACAAATGACATAGAACGAAGGGTATCTGAACATAGAAGCAAACTGATTCGTGGTTTCACAAAAAGGTATAATATTACTAAACTTGTATATTATGAGTCAACAGACGATGTAAGGATAGCAATTGAGAGAGAAAAACAGATTAAAGGCTGGTTACGAATAAAGAAGATTGCTTTGATAGAGTCTGTTAATCCTGAATGGAAAGATTTGAGTCTGTCATTCTGA